One Bradyrhizobium sp. CCGB12 genomic window carries:
- a CDS encoding AAA family ATPase: protein MYQPREHFQSGHRFGIEFGGAVLSFERVADVLRRQWPVVAACAGASLALVLVYLITAQPMYTANARIMMDTRQAQVLDKDSNANSALIDTGYVDSQVEVINSDDLILSVVRRLKLTEDPEFNGSNPGLLSIIIGKATSLFGSREPASQEQIEHAVVEQVQKNLRTERVLTTYVLSLNYRARSPDKAAKIANAIANAYLVGALEAKYQSTKRATEWLQQRSLELSEQASASDRAVQTFKAENNIVGTSRGLMSEQQLSDLNTQLVQARAATAEAKARLDRIDTISDQDVAQSTVTDALNNSVITRLRAQYLDLQAQYADWSRRYGKTHLAAVNLANKMDELRKNIADELRRIADAYRSDYEIAKSREASLEKNVKELVAQAGNKGQAEVKLRDLESAADTYRNLYNNFLEKLQSATQNQSFPLSEARLISTAAKPDRKSSPRTVLALVGGLVGGLCLGFGAAFARELLSDVLRTPGEVEDELGVKCLGVLPDIRPPTKTGALLSTSAKTGPPDLSRYVVDHPFSRFAETLRNIKVSIDVARLTREIKVIGIVSSLPKEGKTTVAANFAQLIALTGHRTVLIDGDLHTRSLTRELAPNAKSGLVEALNDPASLGYHVQRSKETGLDFLPSVVASRMVNSADVIGSKAMAELLKVLKEHYEYIVIDLAPVMPVADSKAVSFLIDAMVYVIEWGQTTRTALQESVSGSEVLQKKLIGAVLNRANPKMLKRIEAYKGKHHNSYYVEHEHA, encoded by the coding sequence ATGTATCAGCCTAGAGAACATTTCCAGTCGGGACACCGATTCGGCATCGAATTCGGCGGGGCGGTCCTCAGCTTCGAGCGCGTGGCCGACGTGCTGCGCCGCCAGTGGCCGGTCGTCGCGGCATGCGCCGGCGCGTCGCTGGCGCTGGTGCTCGTCTACCTGATCACGGCGCAACCCATGTATACGGCAAATGCCCGCATCATGATGGATACGCGTCAGGCGCAGGTTCTGGATAAGGACAGCAACGCCAACAGCGCCCTCATCGATACCGGCTACGTCGACAGCCAAGTCGAAGTCATCAACTCGGACGACCTGATTCTGTCCGTCGTCCGTCGCCTGAAGCTGACGGAGGACCCGGAGTTCAATGGCTCCAATCCGGGCCTTCTCTCCATCATCATCGGCAAGGCGACGTCGCTGTTCGGCTCCCGCGAACCGGCATCTCAGGAACAAATCGAACATGCGGTGGTCGAGCAGGTTCAGAAGAACCTGAGGACGGAACGTGTCCTGACAACATATGTTCTGTCGCTCAACTATCGCGCGCGGAGCCCCGACAAGGCCGCCAAGATCGCCAACGCCATCGCCAACGCCTATCTCGTCGGCGCCCTGGAGGCCAAATATCAGTCCACCAAGCGGGCCACCGAATGGCTGCAGCAGCGCAGCCTCGAGCTGAGCGAGCAGGCATCGGCCAGCGATCGCGCCGTCCAGACCTTCAAGGCCGAGAACAACATCGTCGGAACCAGCCGCGGCTTGATGTCCGAGCAGCAATTGTCGGACCTTAACACGCAGCTCGTTCAGGCACGGGCTGCGACCGCCGAAGCCAAGGCCCGGCTTGACCGGATCGATACGATTTCCGATCAGGATGTTGCGCAATCGACTGTGACGGACGCCCTTAACAACTCGGTGATCACCCGTCTGCGCGCTCAATATCTCGACCTCCAGGCGCAGTATGCCGACTGGTCCAGGCGCTACGGCAAGACCCACCTTGCGGCGGTCAACCTGGCCAACAAGATGGACGAGCTGCGCAAGAACATCGCCGACGAGCTGCGCCGGATCGCAGACGCCTATCGCAGCGACTACGAGATCGCAAAGAGCCGGGAGGCCTCGCTCGAAAAGAACGTGAAGGAGCTCGTCGCCCAGGCCGGCAACAAGGGCCAGGCCGAGGTCAAGCTGCGCGATCTCGAAAGCGCCGCCGACACCTACCGCAATCTCTACAACAACTTCCTCGAGAAGCTACAGAGCGCGACGCAGAACCAGAGCTTTCCGCTCAGCGAGGCGCGCCTCATCAGCACCGCCGCCAAGCCGGACCGCAAGAGCTCCCCGCGTACGGTCCTCGCTCTGGTGGGCGGCCTGGTGGGCGGCCTCTGCCTCGGCTTCGGCGCAGCATTCGCGCGTGAATTGCTGAGCGACGTGTTGCGGACCCCGGGCGAGGTCGAGGATGAGCTCGGCGTGAAATGCCTCGGCGTCCTGCCGGACATTCGCCCGCCGACGAAGACCGGCGCGTTGCTTTCGACGTCCGCGAAGACAGGCCCACCCGATCTGTCCCGCTACGTCGTCGATCATCCGTTCTCGCGGTTTGCCGAGACCTTGCGCAACATCAAGGTATCGATCGACGTCGCGCGCCTGACCCGCGAGATCAAGGTGATCGGCATCGTCTCCTCGCTTCCAAAGGAAGGCAAGACGACGGTGGCCGCCAACTTCGCGCAGTTGATCGCCCTGACCGGACATCGCACGGTCCTGATCGACGGCGATCTGCACACGCGCTCGCTGACGCGGGAGCTCGCGCCCAACGCCAAGAGCGGACTGGTGGAGGCTCTCAACGACCCGGCGAGCCTCGGCTATCATGTGCAGCGAAGCAAGGAAACGGGACTGGATTTCCTGCCCTCCGTCGTGGCTTCGCGCATGGTCAATTCGGCCGACGTCATTGGGTCCAAGGCAATGGCCGAGTTGCTCAAGGTGCTGAAGGAGCACTACGAGTACATCGTCATCGATCTTGCCCCGGTGATGCCGGTGGCGGACTCGAAGGCCGTCAGCTTCCTGATCGACGCCATGGTCTACGTGATCGAATGGGGACAGACCACGCGAACCGCTCTTCAGGAGTCGGTTTCGGGGTCGGAAGTCCTCCAGAAGAAGCTGATCGGCGCCGTGCTCAACCGCGCGAACCCGAAGATGCTCAAGCGCATCGAGGCCTATAAGGGCAAGCACCACAACAGCTACTACGTCGAGCACGAGCACGCTTAG
- a CDS encoding site-specific DNA-methyltransferase, with translation MEVAAQSYDALKRDRETRALHYLSLDTLRPSSTNARKHSRAQIRAIAKSIEAFGFNAPLLVDRNKTILAGHGRYEAARLLGLADVPVLLLEHLTEAQAKAYMLADNKLSDRSSWDDHLLAVQLKELSEIAQDFDITTTGFELPEIDIRIQSLDQPDTTDLADENWPALGPTVTVEGDLWQLGSHRLYCGDAFNQDVHDALLGDQRAAAVFTDPPYNLKIDGMVCGNGQITHREFAMATGEMSRAEYGDFLLKLLDAIRVRSEPGAVIYICMDWRHIEDLLAAGRAKQLELINVCVWSKSNAGLGSFYRSQHELIAVFKNGDAAHQNNVELGRFGRNRTNVWHYAGANSFPRKNAKKLLNLHPTVKPVRLVADAILDCTKPDELVLDLFLGSGTTILAAERTRRRCSGVEIDPRYVDVAIQRWQKLTGREARDRNGDTYASRAARCGAAQ, from the coding sequence ATGGAAGTGGCGGCACAATCATATGACGCACTGAAACGTGACAGGGAAACAAGAGCTCTTCACTATCTCTCTCTTGATACGCTCCGCCCATCCTCCACGAACGCGCGCAAGCATAGCCGTGCGCAAATCCGCGCTATCGCCAAGAGCATCGAGGCTTTTGGGTTCAATGCGCCGCTTCTCGTTGATCGCAACAAAACAATTCTTGCTGGCCACGGGCGCTATGAGGCGGCGCGCCTTCTCGGCCTTGCAGACGTTCCTGTCTTATTGCTTGAGCACCTCACCGAAGCGCAAGCTAAGGCTTACATGCTGGCTGACAACAAGCTATCCGATCGCTCGTCCTGGGATGATCACCTACTCGCCGTTCAATTAAAAGAGCTTTCGGAGATCGCGCAAGACTTCGACATCACCACTACGGGATTCGAACTTCCTGAGATCGACATTCGAATTCAATCGCTCGACCAGCCTGACACAACCGACCTAGCCGATGAGAATTGGCCGGCTCTGGGACCAACGGTAACGGTAGAGGGCGACCTTTGGCAACTCGGAAGCCATCGCCTTTATTGCGGCGACGCTTTCAATCAAGACGTCCATGACGCCCTGCTCGGAGATCAGCGTGCGGCGGCGGTCTTCACGGATCCGCCATACAATCTCAAAATCGATGGAATGGTTTGCGGCAACGGCCAAATTACGCATCGCGAATTCGCGATGGCCACCGGCGAAATGTCTCGTGCAGAATATGGCGACTTTCTCTTGAAATTGCTGGACGCGATTCGCGTGCGAAGCGAGCCCGGCGCCGTCATCTACATTTGCATGGATTGGCGCCATATCGAAGATCTGCTGGCAGCTGGTCGGGCCAAACAGCTCGAACTTATCAATGTCTGCGTGTGGTCCAAGAGCAACGCGGGTCTTGGCTCATTTTACCGCTCGCAGCACGAGTTGATCGCGGTATTCAAGAATGGGGACGCCGCGCACCAGAACAACGTTGAGCTCGGCCGTTTCGGGCGCAATCGCACCAATGTATGGCACTATGCCGGGGCGAACTCATTTCCGAGGAAGAATGCAAAGAAGCTGCTTAATCTCCATCCAACTGTAAAACCTGTTCGCCTGGTTGCAGACGCAATTTTGGACTGTACCAAGCCGGACGAACTTGTGCTGGATCTCTTTCTGGGAAGCGGCACAACCATTCTGGCGGCGGAGCGAACGCGACGCCGTTGCTCCGGCGTCGAGATAGACCCCCGCTATGTCGACGTAGCTATCCAGCGCTGGCAGAAGCTCACGGGCCGTGAGGCCCGTGATAGGAACGGTGACACTTACGCAAGTCGCGCCGCTCGGTGTGGAGCAGCGCAGTGA
- a CDS encoding undecaprenyl-phosphate glucose phosphotransferase, protein MAVATYGSENAHALSSMRGGALQRPFQIVVIAADFLLILLSYAAGASLYGAAVASPADGASVGAGLFVGVVFVAVAYFRDVYATHRLLNLVWQLRKAVFIWLTSLTILAVAAFLLKSTDNLSRGTVIVFAVIGGLGLVSLRFVWQAVFGTSFARSRLVDRKVILLSLKPLDFTSSRFKDLRRNGFDVTRHFVLGADRDDGHWERQIRDVIRQSRSADVDEYLLAIDWNELPMLRKLGPYLRAVPQPIRLLPDDPLADLVARPFLPVSGTVAVEIQRPPLSILERLQKRCLDVGIALFALVLLTPLLLTVAVLIKLDSPGTVIFRQSRRGFNGKPFQIWKFRTMTVSENGETVTQATKKDARVTKIGRFLRMTSIDELPQLWNVLRGDMSLVGPRPHALAHDNYYDELISKYVYRHHMKPGLTGWAQVNGFRGETPTIDLMEKRVEYDVWYVSNWSIWLDLKIMARTASAVMFQEAY, encoded by the coding sequence ATGGCTGTTGCAACTTATGGTTCTGAGAATGCCCATGCGCTGTCATCCATGCGCGGTGGCGCCCTTCAGAGGCCATTTCAGATCGTCGTCATCGCTGCTGACTTTCTGCTGATCCTGTTGAGTTATGCCGCCGGGGCTTCACTGTATGGCGCGGCCGTCGCTTCGCCTGCCGACGGCGCGTCGGTGGGGGCCGGATTGTTCGTCGGCGTCGTATTCGTCGCGGTTGCTTATTTCCGGGACGTCTATGCCACGCACCGCTTGCTCAATCTCGTCTGGCAACTTCGAAAAGCAGTCTTCATCTGGCTGACGTCGCTGACGATCCTGGCCGTGGCGGCGTTCCTGCTGAAATCGACGGACAATCTGTCGCGCGGCACCGTCATCGTCTTCGCCGTGATCGGCGGACTTGGCCTGGTCAGCCTCCGCTTTGTCTGGCAGGCAGTGTTCGGCACCAGCTTTGCGAGAAGTCGGTTGGTCGATCGCAAGGTGATTCTGCTCAGCCTGAAGCCGCTCGATTTCACCTCGAGTCGCTTCAAGGATCTGCGCAGGAATGGCTTCGACGTCACGCGCCATTTCGTGCTCGGAGCCGATCGGGATGACGGGCATTGGGAGCGACAGATTCGAGATGTCATCCGTCAGTCGCGCTCGGCCGATGTCGACGAATATCTGCTTGCGATCGACTGGAACGAATTGCCGATGCTCCGAAAGCTGGGCCCCTACTTGCGCGCCGTCCCGCAGCCGATACGCCTCCTGCCGGACGACCCGCTCGCCGATCTGGTAGCCCGTCCGTTCCTGCCGGTCAGTGGAACCGTCGCGGTTGAAATCCAGCGACCACCGCTCAGTATTCTCGAGCGGTTGCAAAAGCGCTGCCTGGATGTCGGGATCGCCCTGTTCGCGCTGGTGCTCCTGACGCCGCTGCTGCTGACCGTCGCCGTTCTGATCAAGCTGGATTCACCGGGAACCGTCATTTTCCGGCAGTCCCGCCGCGGGTTCAACGGCAAGCCGTTCCAGATCTGGAAATTTCGCACGATGACCGTCTCCGAGAATGGTGAGACGGTTACGCAGGCGACCAAGAAGGATGCCCGGGTTACAAAGATTGGGCGTTTCCTCCGCATGACGAGCATCGATGAGTTGCCGCAGCTCTGGAACGTGTTGCGCGGAGACATGTCACTGGTCGGGCCGCGCCCGCACGCACTCGCCCACGACAATTACTATGACGAGCTCATCAGCAAGTACGTGTATCGCCATCACATGAAGCCGGGCCTGACCGGCTGGGCCCAAGTCAACGGGTTCAGAGGGGAAACGCCGACCATCGATCTGATGGAGAAGCGGGTCGAGTACGATGTCTGGTATGTCAGCAACTGGAGCATCTGGCTCGACCTGAAGATCATGGCGCGCACCGCCTCTGCCGTGATGTTCCAGGAAGCCTATTAA
- a CDS encoding metallophosphoesterase, whose amino-acid sequence MKPLARPRPPIQKPHLPEGVRIYAISDIHGCAHLLQPMLRVIDVDVARSRPRYAIEVFMGDYIDRGPDTRATLDILVERSRRGNAVFLKGNHEAFLVRVFEDPSIFADWLAVGGAQTLMSYGLAPPDLKRDEPASILRDLIRAMPTEHLEFLDNLRLSFTCGDFFFVHAGVRPGVPLADQTERDLLWIREEFLQSEVQFGKYVVHGHTPVRSAEFLANRVNIDTGAYATGNLTLMSIQGSRMLAV is encoded by the coding sequence ATGAAACCTCTCGCCCGACCACGACCGCCGATACAAAAGCCGCATTTGCCGGAAGGCGTCCGCATCTATGCGATCTCGGATATTCACGGCTGCGCGCATCTGCTCCAGCCCATGCTTCGGGTGATCGACGTCGACGTGGCTCGCAGCCGCCCACGCTATGCGATCGAGGTCTTCATGGGCGACTACATCGATCGCGGTCCGGATACACGTGCCACTCTCGACATCCTGGTCGAGCGGAGTCGCCGGGGAAATGCGGTTTTCCTCAAGGGCAACCACGAGGCATTTCTGGTGAGGGTGTTCGAAGACCCGTCAATTTTCGCGGATTGGCTCGCCGTCGGCGGGGCCCAGACATTGATGTCCTACGGGCTCGCCCCGCCGGACCTGAAGCGCGACGAGCCGGCATCGATATTGCGCGATTTGATTCGCGCAATGCCGACCGAACATCTCGAATTCCTGGACAATCTGCGGCTGAGCTTCACGTGCGGGGACTTCTTCTTCGTCCACGCCGGCGTTCGCCCGGGCGTTCCATTGGCCGATCAGACGGAGCGCGATCTGCTCTGGATTCGCGAAGAGTTCCTGCAGAGCGAAGTGCAGTTCGGCAAATACGTCGTGCACGGCCATACGCCGGTCCGAAGCGCCGAATTCCTGGCGAACCGCGTCAACATCGATACCGGCGCCTATGCGACCGGCAATCTCACCCTGATGAGCATCCAGGGAAGCCGCATGCTCGCGGTATGA
- a CDS encoding acyltransferase, translating to MTHKRLAFIDTLRGIAVLSVLVQHVFEIIVEKHPTGAYYWPIHDVFGYYMNFGRFGVVLFFFVSGFVIPFSFPDSATPVRDFAISRFFRLYPAYWTSLLVGLVTMQLLESKIYPLGQIAANVTMLQTFVNVPNLWVFYWTLAIELLFYVGCTILFAMGLLNRRFTAVTIVVAAALIGTSAALLVENRTVSSVMEVGLNLSAMFLGKIIRDTVIGGKLRWTHVAVCTLMYAIFAITLSDRRFGGVYHENFFHSYSIGSAYVCAALVFIAFAVFGEKMAWRPMAFVGVISYSVYLMSPFVIVFIHRLAWVGDGPLAWSIFLVMILALSIFVSWMTFTYVEKPSIAFGHRFRSARRKPIVLEPALSTQGAAE from the coding sequence ATGACGCATAAACGGCTCGCATTCATCGACACGCTGCGCGGCATTGCCGTGTTGTCGGTCCTGGTCCAGCATGTATTCGAGATCATCGTCGAAAAGCACCCGACGGGTGCCTATTATTGGCCCATTCATGACGTGTTCGGCTACTACATGAACTTCGGCCGGTTCGGCGTCGTGTTGTTCTTCTTCGTCAGCGGATTCGTCATTCCGTTCAGCTTTCCGGACAGCGCCACGCCCGTGCGCGATTTTGCGATCAGCCGCTTCTTTCGGCTCTATCCGGCCTACTGGACCTCGCTTCTGGTCGGGCTCGTGACGATGCAGTTGCTGGAGTCGAAGATCTATCCGCTGGGGCAGATCGCCGCGAACGTGACGATGCTGCAGACCTTCGTGAATGTCCCGAACCTCTGGGTGTTCTACTGGACGCTGGCGATCGAGCTGCTGTTCTATGTCGGATGCACCATTCTCTTTGCGATGGGGTTGCTGAACCGGCGCTTCACGGCGGTGACGATCGTCGTTGCCGCCGCGTTGATCGGAACCAGCGCTGCGCTCCTGGTCGAGAACAGGACCGTTTCCTCGGTGATGGAGGTCGGGCTGAACCTGTCGGCGATGTTCCTGGGCAAGATCATCCGCGACACCGTCATTGGCGGAAAGCTGCGATGGACCCATGTGGCCGTCTGCACGCTCATGTATGCGATCTTCGCCATCACCCTGTCCGACCGGCGGTTCGGAGGCGTCTATCACGAGAATTTCTTCCACAGCTATTCGATCGGATCGGCCTATGTCTGCGCGGCGCTGGTCTTCATCGCCTTTGCCGTGTTCGGCGAGAAGATGGCGTGGCGCCCAATGGCGTTCGTCGGCGTGATCAGCTATTCGGTCTACCTGATGTCGCCGTTCGTGATCGTCTTCATCCATCGCCTGGCCTGGGTCGGCGATGGGCCGCTGGCATGGTCGATCTTCCTCGTCATGATCCTGGCGTTGTCGATCTTCGTCAGCTGGATGACATTCACCTACGTCGAGAAACCCAGCATTGCCTTCGGGCATAGGTTCCGTTCGGCGCGAAGAAAGCCGATTGTTCTCGAGCCTGCCCTCAGCACCCAGGGTGCCGCAGAGTGA
- a CDS encoding helix-turn-helix domain-containing protein, producing MEKSLKSAEYARLIALLVATRHKAGIRQQALAKKLRKPQSFVAKYEGGERRLDVVEFITIAEALGTDPLKLLRLFARERKQ from the coding sequence ATGGAAAAGTCCCTCAAATCCGCCGAATATGCCCGCCTTATCGCCCTTCTTGTCGCGACGCGACATAAGGCCGGCATCCGCCAACAGGCCCTCGCCAAGAAGCTCCGCAAGCCGCAATCCTTCGTCGCCAAATACGAGGGCGGCGAACGCCGGCTCGACGTCGTTGAGTTCATCACCATTGCAGAGGCGCTGGGGACCGATCCCTTGAAGCTGCTCCGACTCTTTGCGCGCGAAAGAAAGCAATAG
- a CDS encoding acyltransferase, with the protein MTELVHREKAHVLPLDSIRGIAATSVVIHHLLLMPTFLAAFPHNAWINCSFFRSAWLLVDLFFVLSGIVMSLSYVESDFGRFSLREFMVRRLARVYPLHIVMLLANLVFRLLRIGLVMAGVVVAAPAAFEVNNAYSFGLNVLLLHSMGFIDYLSWNAPSWSISVEFYTYLVFGLIVLLAQRMRSLLWFYVLCGALAVGSLVFIIFVLDKRSLGLQTDFGILRCFVSFFLGVLTVRIVDRLPAKPGPAVQGALQFVAMIASIALVSLAETNPAATFLAPVTFAIFLGSLLAFPDALLVPRMLVARPLVWLGRRSYSIYMVHALVVLLAEYFVRAVGAGRIAALDSIWAGLPATLNLVVSLAAVLVVSHFTYLYIEIPGGKFMRNALGSRPDFAPSAARSARLTN; encoded by the coding sequence GTGACGGAGTTGGTTCATCGTGAGAAGGCGCATGTCCTGCCGCTCGACAGCATCCGAGGGATCGCCGCGACCTCGGTGGTGATTCACCATCTCCTGCTGATGCCGACCTTCCTCGCGGCATTTCCGCATAACGCTTGGATCAACTGCTCCTTCTTCAGGAGTGCGTGGCTGCTGGTTGATCTGTTCTTTGTTCTCAGCGGGATCGTCATGTCGCTCAGCTATGTCGAGAGCGATTTTGGACGCTTCTCGCTGCGCGAGTTCATGGTGCGGCGTCTGGCGCGGGTCTACCCGCTGCATATCGTCATGCTGCTGGCAAATCTCGTGTTCCGCCTGCTGCGTATCGGTCTGGTCATGGCAGGCGTCGTGGTGGCCGCGCCCGCGGCCTTCGAGGTGAACAATGCCTATTCTTTCGGCCTCAACGTCCTGCTGCTGCATTCGATGGGGTTCATCGACTATCTCAGCTGGAACGCGCCGAGCTGGAGCATCAGCGTCGAGTTCTACACCTATCTGGTGTTTGGTCTGATCGTCCTGCTGGCCCAACGCATGCGTTCCCTGTTGTGGTTCTACGTCCTCTGCGGGGCGCTTGCGGTCGGAAGTCTGGTCTTCATCATCTTCGTGCTCGACAAGAGGAGCCTCGGGCTTCAGACCGATTTCGGCATTCTGCGCTGCTTCGTGAGCTTCTTTCTGGGCGTGCTGACGGTCAGGATCGTTGATCGCCTGCCGGCCAAGCCGGGCCCTGCTGTGCAGGGCGCGCTGCAATTCGTCGCGATGATCGCCAGCATCGCCCTCGTGTCCTTGGCGGAGACCAATCCTGCGGCAACTTTCCTCGCGCCGGTGACGTTCGCGATCTTCCTCGGCAGCTTGCTGGCCTTTCCGGACGCGCTGCTGGTGCCGCGGATGCTGGTGGCCAGGCCGCTGGTCTGGCTGGGGCGCCGCTCCTACTCCATCTATATGGTGCACGCGCTCGTGGTGCTGCTGGCCGAATATTTCGTGCGGGCGGTGGGGGCAGGGCGGATCGCTGCGCTGGATTCGATCTGGGCGGGCCTGCCGGCGACGCTGAACCTCGTCGTCTCACTGGCCGCCGTGCTGGTGGTTTCGCACTTCACCTATCTCTACATCGAAATTCCCGGCGGCAAGTTCATGCGAAATGCGCTCGGAAGCCGTCCGGATTTCGCGCCATCTGCCGCGCGATCGGCGCGGCTGACCAATTGA
- a CDS encoding DUF5681 domain-containing protein — MEQQSTMNEDKVGYRRPPKRSQFKKGVSGNPKGRPKRKPFSIADAISGVLDAAATYRENGKAKTVSRRELSAHNHVRLALSGDVRSAAALLTLLTHAERYGELRSRKIFVVDWLPDYEGQTGAQKTSEFAAEQRARVRRSVTKSSTSSSLLRPIDPNDTE, encoded by the coding sequence ATGGAGCAGCAATCAACCATGAATGAGGACAAGGTCGGCTATCGCAGGCCACCTAAACGCTCTCAGTTCAAGAAAGGTGTCTCCGGCAATCCCAAGGGACGGCCCAAGCGCAAACCCTTTTCCATCGCCGATGCCATCAGCGGCGTCCTTGATGCTGCGGCCACGTACCGCGAGAACGGAAAAGCCAAGACCGTCAGCCGGAGAGAACTGAGTGCGCATAACCACGTCCGTTTGGCGTTATCCGGCGACGTTCGCAGCGCAGCCGCGCTCCTGACACTCCTTACGCATGCGGAAAGGTATGGGGAGCTGAGGAGCCGCAAGATCTTCGTGGTGGATTGGCTTCCCGATTACGAGGGGCAAACAGGCGCACAAAAGACCAGCGAGTTCGCCGCAGAGCAACGGGCACGCGTGCGCCGCTCTGTTACGAAGTCGTCCACGAGTTCGTCCTTGCTGCGCCCGATTGATCCAAATGATACGGAATAG